One Antarctobacter heliothermus DNA segment encodes these proteins:
- a CDS encoding DeoR/GlpR family DNA-binding transcription regulator, whose product MLAASRQVSANDLAEMLSVSRETVRRDLLDLEKTGQVNRVHGGAVLPEPRTEEPFRQRMTVQLRAKSEIARKAAGLIQPGQTILVDAGTTTAIFARELAKLSGVSVITNSLDVATTLQGAGKEVLLLGGRMLADVPATVGELTLSEIRRFSVDLCFSAPVAVHPVKGAFFYDLQEAEIAIAMASQSSRSIILADQSKLGETSRVRSWEPGEIGTLVTNKAATTEQIAAFRKAGVNVMI is encoded by the coding sequence ATGCTGGCCGCCAGCCGACAGGTCAGCGCCAATGATCTTGCAGAGATGCTAAGCGTTTCCAGAGAGACCGTGCGGCGCGATCTGCTGGATCTTGAGAAAACCGGGCAGGTGAACCGGGTCCACGGCGGCGCGGTTCTGCCAGAGCCCCGCACCGAAGAGCCGTTTCGCCAGCGTATGACCGTCCAGCTGCGCGCCAAGTCAGAAATCGCACGCAAGGCTGCCGGACTGATCCAGCCGGGCCAGACGATCCTTGTCGATGCCGGCACAACCACGGCGATTTTTGCGCGTGAACTGGCCAAACTGTCGGGCGTGTCGGTAATCACCAATTCGCTGGACGTGGCCACCACGTTGCAGGGGGCTGGCAAAGAGGTTCTTTTGCTGGGGGGGAGGATGCTGGCCGATGTACCTGCCACCGTCGGAGAGTTGACGCTGTCAGAGATCCGTCGATTCAGTGTGGATTTGTGTTTCTCCGCCCCTGTGGCGGTTCACCCGGTCAAAGGCGCGTTCTTTTACGATCTGCAAGAGGCTGAAATCGCGATTGCCATGGCATCGCAATCGTCACGCTCTATCATTTTGGCCGATCAAAGCAAGTTGGGAGAAACCAGCCGTGTTCGGTCTTGGGAACCCGGAGAGATTGGTACCCTCGTCACGAACAAGGCCGCAACGACAGAACAGATCGCGGCCTTTCGGAAGGCCGGGGTCAACGTCATGATCTGA